Proteins from a single region of Penaeus monodon isolate SGIC_2016 chromosome 12, NSTDA_Pmon_1, whole genome shotgun sequence:
- the LOC119579466 gene encoding uncharacterized protein LOC119579466 — protein sequence MAQDFFRRRSENAFGLDQEPGDDAGDADSLFNVTRLQATSQEDAKPMTTDVQLFNDILPKNGPVEPDQATAGSADKSTAPTPSPCLDDLYWMLPGAVQV from the exons ATGGCTCAG gATTTCTTCAGACGGAGGAGTGAAAATGCATTTGGCCTCGATCAAGAACCAG GCGACGACGCCGGGGACGCGGACAGCCTCTTCAACGTGACGAGACTGCAGGCCACCTCGCAGGAAGACGCCAAACCCATGACCACCGACGTTCAGCTTTTTAACGACATCCTCCCTAAGAACGGCCCTGTGGAGCCGGATCAGGCGACGGCAGGATCGGCGGACAAGAGCACTGCCCCGACCCCATCCCCGTGTTTGGATGACTTGTACTGGATGTTACCTGGCGCCGTTCAGGTGTGA